In Zea mays cultivar B73 chromosome 7, Zm-B73-REFERENCE-NAM-5.0, whole genome shotgun sequence, the following proteins share a genomic window:
- the LOC103632555 gene encoding uncharacterized protein isoform X1 has product MSNLMEWSVPIGEFLERIHLLVRSEAAAGHAIRVDGTCLVLAGVYLTRFIGSHAARVAGIVVEPSTAHRLVAVALFLGGHSPKNWAAAFEAVSDRAIRTGEIAALEERFLRAISYRLFVGGQEFRGLCEVLEKVPLPPCGCCASRKRQADAVVGDEEEEHRRVRARLPSPVVMPPLGHYESF; this is encoded by the coding sequence ATGAGTAATTTAATGGAGTGGAGTGTTCCGATCGGCGAGTTCCTCGAGCGGATCCATCTGCTCGTCCGGTCAGAGGCGGCCGCCGGGCACGCGATCCGCGTCGACGGCACGTGTCTCGTGCTCGCTGGGGTGTACCTGACGCGTTTCATCGGCAGCCACGCGGCGCGGGTCGCGGGGATCGTGGTGGAGCCGTCCACCGCGCACCGATTGGTGGCCGTCGCGCTGTTCCTGGGCGGTCACTCCCCCAAGAACTGGGCTGCCGCGTTCGAGGCGGTCTCAGACCGCGCGATCCGCACAGGTGAGATCGCAGCCCTAGAGGAGCGGTTCTTGCGCGCGATCAGCTATCGCTTGTTCGTTGGCGGGCAAGAGTTCAGGGGCCTCTGCGAGGTCCTGGAGAAGGTGCCCCTGCCGCCGTGCGGGTGCTGTGCCAGTAGGAAGAGGCAGGCGGACGCCGTTGTCGGGGACGAGGAGGAGGAGCACCGCCGCGTGCGCGCTCGCCTGCCATCACCCGTCGTGATGCCCCCATTAGGCCATTACGAATCTTTTTAG
- the LOC103632555 gene encoding uncharacterized protein isoform X2: protein MSNLMEWSVPIGEFLERIHLLVRSEAAAGHAIRVDGTCLVLAGVYLTRFIGSHAARVAGIVVEPSTAHRLVAVALFLGGHSPKNWAAAFEAVSDRAIRTGTGP from the exons ATGAGTAATTTAATGGAGTGGAGTGTTCCGATCGGCGAGTTCCTCGAGCGGATCCATCTGCTCGTCCGGTCAGAGGCGGCCGCCGGGCACGCGATCCGCGTCGACGGCACGTGTCTCGTGCTCGCTGGGGTGTACCTGACGCGTTTCATCGGCAGCCACGCGGCGCGGGTCGCGGGGATCGTGGTGGAGCCGTCCACCGCGCACCGATTGGTGGCCGTCGCGCTGTTCCTGGGCGGTCACTCCCCCAAGAACTGGGCTGCCGCGTTCGAGGCGGTCTCAGACCGCGCGATCCGCACAG GCACAGGGCCATGA